In Microbacterium enclense, the DNA window AGGTGGCTCGTGGTCCAGCTCGACGGGTTCGCTTTCCACAGCGCTCCCGCCGACCGTCGACGCGATCTCGCCCAGGACGCGCGGCTCGTGCTGCGCGGATACACGGTGCTCCGCTTCGACTACGCACAGATCATGCTCGAGCCCGAGACGGTCGTCGATCGCGTGCTCACGGCCATGGCACAGGGTCTCCACCTGGACCCGTCCGCCCGCTGAGACACCCGGCATGCACTCGGAACAGGCGATCGTTCGGAGACAGGACGCGACCCCCGGGCTGCAGCCTGTTTTCGAACGATCGCCTGTTCTCGATCGCCGCGGACCGGCTCAGCCGAACAGCGCGGCGGCCTCCTCGTAGCGGTACAAGGGGACGCTGTTCAGCTCGCCGAGCGCGTCGGCGAAGGGGACGCGCACGATGTCGGTGCCGCGCATCGCGACCATCTGGCCCCAGGCTCCCTCGTACAGGGCGTCGGCGGCGTGCAGGCCGAGGCGGGTGGCCAGCACGCGGTCGAAGGCCGAGGGCGAACCGCCGCGCTGGATGTGGCCGAGGACCGTGGCGCGCGTCTCGATACCGGTCAGACGCTCGATCTCGGGGGCGAGCAGCTCACCGATGCCGCCGAGGCGGGGACGGTTGAAGGCGTCGAGGCCCTTGTCGCTGAACGCTTCGTCCATGCCCGTGAGCTTGAAGCCCTCCGAGACGACCACGAGCGGCGCGCGGCCGCGATCGTGGGCGCGGGTCACCTGCTCCACGATCTCGTCGATCGACATTGGCACCTCGGGGATGCAGATGACGTGGGCGCCGGCGGCGATACCGGCGTGCAGTGCGATCCAGCCGACGTGACGACCCATGACCTCGGCCACCATGCAGCGCTGGTGGGAGTCGCCCGTGGTGCGCAGGCGGTCCATGGCATCCGTCGCGATGTTCACGGCGGTGTCGAAACCGAACGAGTAATCGGTGGCGCGCAGGTCGTTGTCGATCGTCTTGGGCACGCCGAGGACGTTGATGCCGTCTTTCGACAGGCGGTCCGCCGCGGCGAGGGTCCCCTCGCCACCGATGGCCAGGATGCCGTCGAGCCGGTGCCCGTACATGGTCTTGGAGATGTTCTCCGCACCGCCGCGTGCGCCCTCGTACGGGTTGGTGCGGCTGGTGCCGAGGATCGTGCCGCCGACCTTGGACAGACCCTTCACCTCGTGGCGGGTGAGGGGGAAGAAGTC includes these proteins:
- a CDS encoding 6-phosphofructokinase, giving the protein MKIGILTSGGDCPGLNAVIRGVVLKGTTNYDIEFVGIRDGWRGVVDGDFFPLTRHEVKGLSKVGGTILGTSRTNPYEGARGGAENISKTMYGHRLDGILAIGGEGTLAAADRLSKDGINVLGVPKTIDNDLRATDYSFGFDTAVNIATDAMDRLRTTGDSHQRCMVAEVMGRHVGWIALHAGIAAGAHVICIPEVPMSIDEIVEQVTRAHDRGRAPLVVVSEGFKLTGMDEAFSDKGLDAFNRPRLGGIGELLAPEIERLTGIETRATVLGHIQRGGSPSAFDRVLATRLGLHAADALYEGAWGQMVAMRGTDIVRVPFADALGELNSVPLYRYEEAAALFG